TGGATCCTGTAATCTCTGTCTATGAGGTTGATGTGGTCGGGAATGTCCTTGATTAATTTTTGGATCAGGGCTTGCTGGCGAAGGGGGCGGGCCAGATTCGTTCTCAGTCTGCGCATGCCCCAGAGGATGCAGAAAGTCACGAGAAGCAACTGGAAAGAGCCGATGAGCAGAAGCAGGCTGGTCTGAATACCTGGATCGACGTTGGTTTTGGTCCAAATAGAGAGAAGAATCCCGCCGGGAATGGACATCAGGGAGAGAAAAGCCGGTAAAAATGCGCTAGCGTATGACGCTTTACCAGGTTCAGAGGAATTTTTATCGAAATCCACAGGCGTTATCCATGGCGGTCCTGTCAGGAAATTGCCGGTGACCTGAGCCGATCAACCGTTCATCAACAATAAAACTGTAATGAAATTCATGCAAATATAAAAGTTTGCAGCAGAAATAAAAAAGCGCTTTTACCGAGCACCATAAGCAAAATCCTTGCCCATTTTTCAACGCCAATACACAAAGACGCCAGGACAGGGGCTTCCCTGTTCGCTGGCGTCCTTGCGACTTGTGGTCAAAGAATTTTCCCACAGGGGCGGGCTGCTTGACCTATCCTCCTCTGACGGTGAAACGTTGGTTTCGATCCTGGCCGTCCCGGCCGCGCTCCTGCCCCTGACTGCTGTCACGGTTCCTCCCGGACAAGTCCCTGCCGCCTGCCTGCCCTTGCCGGCCCTCGCTTCCCACCTGCGGATGTCTCTCGGAGCGATTCTGCCATTGCCCGGTTTCCACGATCCTCGACCTCTCGCGAGCTTTTTCGACTTCTCTCATCGGATTGGGGTGATCGCCCCGCTGAACCTGGTGGTCCCGATTCAATTGCCGATGTTTTTCGGCCCTGATCACTCCGGCCGGGTCCTGGCCAGCTTTAAACTGTCTGTTCTGCTGCAGATCCCGAATCTCGCGTTCCCGGATCTGCCGTTCAGGGGCAGTCTGAAGTCGATGGGTCGTCTGCCTTTTCTGGTCGGAGTGGTTCAGTAATTGATCTTTGCTCTGTCTGGACGACCGGTCCCTTTCCTTGTCGAGCTGGCGGCCCCGGTTGAATTGAGCCTCCCGCTTTCTGTCTGTCTCCCGCTGAACCTGGATATTGCGGTTCCATCGCTGTTTTTCGGACTCGGTCCTTCTGTTCAGATCTTGCACTGCTTCCAGTCTCCGGTTCTGCCGGGGATCGCGGTGGTCCCGTTGCCGGTCCTGCACCTCGAATCTTGTTCGAGACCGCACGTTATCCGGCCGGTCCCGGCGATCCGGGGACGATCGGGACCTTTCAAACCGCTGATGTTCAAAATGATTCCGGTTCTCTCCGCGCCGATCACCAGGAGCAGGACGGTCTTTGGACAGGTCGGCGACGTTTCGACGGGCCGTCCAGTGCCTTGGCTGTTGACCGTATTTTTCAGCCGTCGGCCGGTGGCGATAGACCACACCATGCCTGTGTTTTGTTTCGTGCCGCCAGGGTCCGGATTTGCTGATCCAGTGATCATGTCGCACGTATCGGGGCCGGTGATGCACGTCGATATGGATATGGTGCCGGTGCCAGTCGAAGCGGGTCCAGGAGCCGAAGCTGAAG
The genomic region above belongs to Syntrophotaleaceae bacterium and contains:
- a CDS encoding DUF3300 domain-containing protein, producing the protein MTSYLLTHLPASLLVIALFATGFALSPSRSQAEDYTDMAYSREELAQMLAPIALYPDALLSQVLMASTYPIEVIEADRWLRANPHLQGDALDDALIEENWDPSVKALCHFPSVLASMSEQIAETTDLGNAFLGQEQEVMDTVQELRAAAYERGNLYSTSAQRVIVERETIVIQPTSPRVVYVPYYDPWTIYGSWWYPAYPPWSWGPPGVRIGFGISYWPGVYFSFSFGSWTRFDWHRHHIHIDVHHRPRYVRHDHWISKSGPWRHETKHRHGVVYRHRPTAEKYGQQPRHWTARRNVADLSKDRPAPGDRRGENRNHFEHQRFERSRSSPDRRDRPDNVRSRTRFEVQDRQRDHRDPRQNRRLEAVQDLNRRTESEKQRWNRNIQVQRETDRKREAQFNRGRQLDKERDRSSRQSKDQLLNHSDQKRQTTHRLQTAPERQIREREIRDLQQNRQFKAGQDPAGVIRAEKHRQLNRDHQVQRGDHPNPMREVEKARERSRIVETGQWQNRSERHPQVGSEGRQGQAGGRDLSGRNRDSSQGQERGRDGQDRNQRFTVRGG